Proteins encoded by one window of Epinephelus moara isolate mb chromosome 18, YSFRI_EMoa_1.0, whole genome shotgun sequence:
- the LOC126405380 gene encoding uncharacterized protein LOC126405380 isoform X2 yields MSVCPQLSLSVLSCLSSPVCSHLSVCPLLSLSVCPHLSVCPHLSVCPHLSLSVLTCLCLPSPVCLPSSVCLPSSVSVCPQLSLSVLSCLCLPSPVYVCPHVSLSVLICLCLSSSVSVCPQMSLSIISCLCLSSNVSVCLHLSLSVLSCLCLSSAVSVCPQLSVLTCLFSSVCLSSPVSVCPHLSVLSCLSVLGCLFSPVCLSSPLSVCPHLSVLSCLSVLGRLFSPVPVCPHLSLSVLTCLFVCLSSPVSVCPHLSVLSCLSVLGCLLSPACLSSPVSVCPHLSLSVLTCLFSAVSLSLAVCSHLSVCPHLSLSALTCLSVCHHLSLSVLTSVCLSSPVCSQLSLCPWLPVLTCLCLSSPVSVCPHLSLSALTCLSVLNCLCLPSPVCLSSPV; encoded by the exons atgtctgtctgtcctcagctgtctctgtctgtcctcagctgtctgtcctcacctgtctgttctcatctgtctgtctgtcctctcctgtctctgtctgtctgccctcacctgtctgtctgtcctcacctgtctgtctgtcctcatctgtctctgtctgtcctcacctgtctctgtctgccctcacctgtctgtctgccctcatctgtctgtctgccctcatctgtctctgtctgtcctcagctgtctctgtctgtcctcagctgtctctgtctgccCTCACCTGTCTATGTCTGCCCTCACGTGTCTCTGTCTGTActaatctgtctctgtctgtcttcatctgtctctgtctgtcctcaaatgtctctttctatcatcagctgtctctgtctgtcctcaaatgtctctgtctgtcttcatctgtctctgtctgtcctcagctgtctctgtctgtcttcagctgtctctgtctgtcctcagctgtctgtcctcacctgtctgttctcatctgtctgtctgtcctctcctgtttctgtctgtcctcacctgtctgttctcagctgtctctctgtccttggCTGTCTgttctcacctgtctgtctgtcctcacctCTTTCTGTCTGCCCTCACCTGTCTGTTCTCAGTTGTCTCTCTGTCCTTGGCCGTCTGTTCTCACCTGTCCctgtctgtcctcacctgtccctgtctgtcctcacctgtctgtttgtctgtctgtcctcacctgtctctgtctgccctCACCTGTCTGTTCTCAGTTGTCTCTCTGTCCTTGGCTGTCTGTTGtcacctgcctgtctgtcctcacctgtctctgtctgtcctcacctgtctctgtctgtcctcacctgtctgttctcagctgtctctctgtccttggCTGTCTgttctcacctgtctgtctgtcctcacctgtctctgtctgccctcacctgtctgtctgtc tgtcatcatctgtctctgtctgtcctcaccagtgtctgtctgtcctcacctgtctgttctcagctgtctctctgtccttggTTGCCTgttctcacctgtctctgtctgtcctcacctgtctctgtctgccctcacctgtctctgtctgccctcacctgtctgtctgtcctcaactgtctctgtctgccctcacctgtctgtctgtcctcacctgtctga
- the LOC126405380 gene encoding uncharacterized protein LOC126405380 isoform X1, which produces MSVCPQLSLSVLSCLSSPVCSHLSVCPLLSLSVCPHLSVCPHLSVCPHLSLSVLTCLCLPSPVCLPSSVCLPSSVSVCPQLSLSVLSCLCLPSPVYVCPHVSLSVLICLCLSSSVSVCPQMSLSIISCLCLSSNVSVCLHLSLSVLSCLCLSSAVSVCPQLSVLTCLFSSVCLSSPVSVCPHLSVLSCLSVLGCLFSPVCLSSPLSVCPHLSVLSCLSVLGRLFSPVPVCPHLSLSVLTCLFVCLSSPVSVCPHLSVLSCLSVLGCLLSPACLSSPVSVCPHLSLSVLTCLFSAVSLSLAVCSHLSVCPHLSLSALTCLSVLTCLCLPSPVCLSVIICLCLSSPVSVCPHLSVLSCLSVLGCLFSPVSVCPHLSLSALTCLCLPSPVCLSSTVSVCPHLSVCPHLSETVMRKYKYLQKQMNQ; this is translated from the exons atgtctgtctgtcctcagctgtctctgtctgtcctcagctgtctgtcctcacctgtctgttctcatctgtctgtctgtcctctcctgtctctgtctgtctgccctcacctgtctgtctgtcctcacctgtctgtctgtcctcatctgtctctgtctgtcctcacctgtctctgtctgccctcacctgtctgtctgccctcatctgtctgtctgccctcatctgtctctgtctgtcctcagctgtctctgtctgtcctcagctgtctctgtctgccCTCACCTGTCTATGTCTGCCCTCACGTGTCTCTGTCTGTActaatctgtctctgtctgtcttcatctgtctctgtctgtcctcaaatgtctctttctatcatcagctgtctctgtctgtcctcaaatgtctctgtctgtcttcatctgtctctgtctgtcctcagctgtctctgtctgtcttcagctgtctctgtctgtcctcagctgtctgtcctcacctgtctgttctcatctgtctgtctgtcctctcctgtttctgtctgtcctcacctgtctgttctcagctgtctctctgtccttggCTGTCTgttctcacctgtctgtctgtcctcacctCTTTCTGTCTGCCCTCACCTGTCTGTTCTCAGTTGTCTCTCTGTCCTTGGCCGTCTGTTCTCACCTGTCCctgtctgtcctcacctgtccctgtctgtcctcacctgtctgtttgtctgtctgtcctcacctgtctctgtctgccctCACCTGTCTGTTCTCAGTTGTCTCTCTGTCCTTGGCTGTCTGTTGtcacctgcctgtctgtcctcacctgtctctgtctgtcctcacctgtctctgtctgtcctcacctgtctgttctcagctgtctctctgtccttggCTGTCTgttctcacctgtctgtctgtcctcacctgtctctgtctgccctcacctgtctgtctgtcctcacctgtctctgtctgccctcacctgtctgtctgtc tgtcatcatctgtctctgtctgtcctcaccagtgtctgtctgtcctcacctgtctgttctcagctgtctctctgtccttggTTGCCTgttctcacctgtctctgtctgtcctcacctgtctctgtctgccctcacctgtctctgtctgccctcacctgtctgtctgtcctcaactgtctctgtctgccctcacctgtctgtctgtcctcacctgtctgagacagtgatgaggaaatataaatatttacagaaacagatgaatcaataa